Proteins found in one Miscanthus floridulus cultivar M001 chromosome 4, ASM1932011v1, whole genome shotgun sequence genomic segment:
- the LOC136548020 gene encoding uncharacterized protein produces MVENSSVVEQAHEIQALAKELEHFPCLLPDKFVVGGIIAKLPPSWRDFATSLKHKRQEFSVAELIGSLDVEERARAKDNRGKGVESSVANMVQKKNSFASRNKKKKNMQENNNAKPKQIAQFKKKNNKKGGGYFVCGSDEHWASACPDRKYKQEKKSANMVISETKGGTSSYGQQEWSLADGKRFTCVCSWCWYGRSEVYFGKDGTN; encoded by the exons atggttgaaaatagttctgtggtcgaacaggctcatgagatacaagcgctagcgaaggaactagaacatttcccatgtttgttgcctgacaagtttgtggtcggcggtataatcgctaagctaccaccttcttggagggattttgctacttctctaaaacacaagagacaagagtttagcgtggctgagcttattggatctcttgatgttgaggagagggcaagAGCAAAAGACAatcgtggaaaaggagttgagtcttccgtcgccaatatggtgcagaagaaaaactcatttgcatctcgtaataaaaagaagaagaacatgcaagagaacaacaatgcaaagcctaagcagattgcacagtttaagaagaaaaacaacaagaaaggtggaggatactttgtttgcgggagtgatgagcattgggcaagtgcatgcccagaccgcaaatataagcaagaaaagaaatccgCAAACATGGTAATTAGCGAGACTAAAGGAGGAACATCTAgttatg gccaacaggagtggagccttgctgatgggaaacggttcacATGCgtgtgttcttggtgctggtacggtcgttctgaagtttacttcggaaaagacg GAACTAATTAG